In the genome of Dehalococcoidia bacterium, the window GCGTCCATGCGCTCGCCGGTGCCCATGAACTTGATGGGAACTCCCGTGACAGTCGTGATCGAGAGGGCGCCTCCCCCTCGCGCGTCGCCATCCATCTTGGTAAGGGCGAGCCCTGTCAGGCTTATTCGCTCGTGGAATTTCTCTGCGACGTCGACGGCCTCCTGTCCGGTCATGGCGTCGAGAGTAAGCAGCGTCTCCGTTGGCTGGATGGCCTTGTGGACTGATTCGAGCTCGTCCATCAGTTCGTCATCCACCTGGAAGCGCCCGGATGTGTCTATGATGACCCACGTGGCCCCGACTTCCTGGGCACGTCTGATACCAGCCTGAGCAACGGCAATGGTGTCGGACGATCCTCGCTCCGAGTAGACCTCTACATCTGTCTGTCGGCCCAGCGTCTCCAGCTGGTCGATGGCGGCGGGTCTGCGGAGGTCGGCGGCAACTAGAACCGCGGACTGGCCACTCTGCTTCAGGTGAAGTGCGAGCTTGGCGGACAGTGTCGTCTTGCCAGCGCCGTTCAGGCCCGCCATCAAGATCACAGAGGGCTGGGACGAACCTGTTTCGAGCCTGTGGTTTCCTCCGGTGAGTATGGCCGTAAGTTCATCATTGGTGATCTTGACCACCTGCTGTCCGGGCGTCAGGCTGGTCAGCAGGTCCTCCTGGGACACACGCTCCTTGATCTTTGACACAAGCTGGCGCGCGACCCGAAAGTTGACGTCAGCCTCAAGAAGGGCCATACGGACTTCCCGAAGAGCGGAGTCAATATCTCTCTCGGTGAGGCGACCCTTCGATCCGAGGCGACCGAATACGTCGTTCAGCTTTCCAGTGAGAGCTTCAAACATTGTTAGTCATGCTCGCTAGTTGTGGCCGACAGCTTACGCGTTCTGTCCCTTTCCGTACACGGACTCCGCCATGCTGTCCATAATCGTCGAAATGAACTGGATCCCTGAGATGGCCCGGTCATACTCCATGCGGGTGGGGCCCATCAGGCCAAGTGTCCCAAGCGCGCGGCCGGGTACGCCATAGCGGCAGATCACCACGCTGAATGGGCGCAGGACATCTCCCTCGTGCTCCCTGCCGATTACGACTCGGACCACCTGCCCCATGGGAGCTTCTTCGAGAGCAGCTTCAACGAGTGAGCCGTCCTCGATACCGTGGACGATTGGACGCACCTTCTCATAGTCCACGAACTCAGGCTGGTCCAACAGGTTGCGCAGTCCGCTCACATGGTGGTCGTCATGACCTGTGGAGTCTTCTTCCTGGAGCATGTCGATAGTCGCATCAACCGCCAGGCGCTCAGGTGTCGTTAGAGACATCGCCTGCTCAGCGATCTCTGCGTGAGTCAGGCCAATCATGTGGCTGCGAAGACGCGTCGACATCGATTCGAGATTCGACCTGTCCAGGGGCGAGTCGAAACGCAGAATATGCTTCCTGAGCTTCGCCTGTTCCAACACCACGATCAGCATCGCCAGCACATCCTGAATGGGGACCAACTCAAGGTGCATGACCCGGGACTCAGAAGTCTTGGGGAAAGTGGCGATGCCTAGGTTGCCCAGTAGCTGCGAAATCAGAGTCGCGGCCACGTTGCTCCAGCGATCGACATCGTCTCGGACGTCTGCGAACCTATTGCTGATAGTCTCTCGCGCCTGTGATGGCATGCGGTCCGCCCTGTGGGAGACAAACGACTCGACGTAAAGGCGATAGGCCCTGTCCTCCGGGACGCTTCCCGCCGACGTGTGAGGCCGTGAAATGTAGCCCTGCTCTTCGAGAGCGGCGACCTCGTTGCGCACAGTTGCCGAACTCACTCCCAGGTGATGATTCCGAGCCAGGCTCTCCGAAGAGATCGGTACCGCGTCGTGAACGTAGTCGCTCACTATATGTCTCAGAATGTACTTTTGACGTTCTGTAATCATTTGCGCTTCAGTCGATGAGTGCTATCCTGTAGGGCCGCGCCGATCAGGGTCTCCTGTAAGCTGACGGTATTCTACCAGTATACTACAGGCAGAAACTGCCGACACCACAGGGGACGGAGAATGACTGAATGGAGATAACCTGGCTTGGATGGTCTTCGATGAGACTGGTAAGCAGCGACGTAGTGTTGCTCACCGATCCGTTCCCGGACATCGTAGTCCCATCGGAAGTCCACATAGTAGCCGTATCGAACGGTGATCCGCAGCACTCGGCCTACGAGGCGGTCGGTGGCCGGCCTAACCTCATCGACGGCCCGGGGATGTATGAGGTGCTGGGATACAACATCAGCGGCATAGGCACTGCGCTCAGTGACGACGAGGACGGCCGCAGGATAAACACGGTTTACGTGATCAGGTCTGACGGCGTATCGATCTGCTACCTTGGCTCCCTGGCCGTCAAGTTGGGGGCAAGGCAGCTCGACTCCCTGGGTGCCGTAGACGTACTCATCGCGTCTGTCGGGAAGCAGGGAGACGTTGATCCCACGGAGATTTCCAGGCTGGTCAACGTGCTGGGTCCCAGGATTGTGATACCGGTCGGCGAGGACGAGGCAGGGCAGGGGAGTGGTGAGGACGAAGAGCCGCCCCTTGACGCGCTGCTTCGACAGATGAACGTCGAGCGTCCGGACCCCCAGCTCCGCCTGAGCGTAACCCAGAACAATCTCCCCAGGGAGACAAGGGTCGTTCTTCTACAGCTGCCGGCATCCAGGCGTAGGAGATAGCAACCTGGCTGGGCGCCATAACGGTCGCCCGAGGTAGAGTTAAAAGCAGAGGGACCGCTCCACATGGAGCGGTCCCTTTCTATTAGGCATCCAGACTACTGGTCTAGCGCCTTCTTCTAACTGTCCGTATGCCGGCGATGAGACCGAGCGGTGCAATCAGCAGAAGCATGTTGGCAGCTGCAGTTCCGAGCGATACCGGGCCAACCGATCCGCATCCGCCGCCGGAATCTTCTGCCTCATCTGTCGGCTCCTGCTGACCTGGAGGCGGTGGCGCAGGCGGTGTCGGTGCCTGGGCCTGCGGAGCCGCGGTTGCGGTTGGCGGAGCCGCAGTTGGCACCGGCGTCGGCGGAACTGGTGTCGCAGTCAGAGTGGGCTGCGGAGTTGGAGTTGCTACCGCCTCAGCCTGCATGGAGATCGACCAGCGGCCGTCCGCGGTTACGAACAGGCCGTGTATTCCAGGCTCAGCTCCCTGCGCTGCACCTGCCCTGACACCCAGACGCTTGGTCCCTCTAAATGATCCGGTTTCGTTGGCCAGGGTATCTACCAGGGTGCCGTCCGACTCTACGAGATCGACCACGAAGTTGCTTGTGCCATCGTGGACCAGCGTGAAGTCGACGCGACCTGCCTGGAGCTCTATTGGGCCTGCAACGTCATCGCCCGAGCCTCGTAGAGAGATCGGGGCGCGATCTCCGGAAGTCCAGACAGGCTGGCTTATCGCGATCTCCCACACGCCGGAAGCCGCGACACTAATAGAGTGAGACCCAGGAGCAGGTCCGCTCACAGAGTCCTCGTTTACTCCTGCCCCAACTACACCTGAGTATCTTCCGGAGGAATCTACAAGCAGCTGTTCGGAGCGGCCGCGCGAGTTCAACAAGTCGATGGAGAACTCACCAGTGCCGTCGTGCCGGATGTCGAATACCGCTACGCCCTCACCCAAATTGAAGTCGGCCGTCTGCGCGTCACCCGCGCCTCGAATGGTTGTCGTGTCGCCGACAGTGGTAATCGATGTCGTAGGCGTCTCAGTCGGCGTCGGAGCAAGGTCCGGCGTGGGTGACGGAGTCGGTGTTGAGAAGTCAGCCGTGAAGACGATGTCGAACTGCCTGCGCAACCCGCCGCTCTCAAACGGAATAGTAGTCCGAGCAGGCTGACCATTGATGTAGAAACCCACATCCTGTCCGATGAAGCTGTTGTCCTTGGGATCGACAATCAGACCCCCGTACTGACCGTCCGTGGTCAGGATGGCCGACGGCGCTGACTCGTAAGAGTCACCAATGCGCGCGGTGAGGACCGCCTCCGGCGGCAAAACTCCACCGGTCACGATCACCAGCCCTGCGGCAAAGGTCATAGGCTCAGCCACGGTGGGGGTCGGTGTGGAAACAGGAGTGGGAGGAATGGGTGTCGGCGTCGGCGTGTCTGTAGGAATAGGCGACGGTGTCGGCGTGGGGTCTGGAAGCTTGGCAAAGTTAAGATGGAAGTCAGGTTTGATTACCGGAATACCACTGGGCCGATAGGTATCAGTCTCAATGGACGGAACTCCATCGAGGAAGAACCTAACTGTCTCGTTGTTGAATACGCTGTCCAGAGGATTGACGGTGAGACTGGCGTAGCTGCCATTTGATACTTCAACAGGCTCACTCCGATATGTACCTACTTCTGCATATATTGAGAAGCCGTCTGGGACCGGAAGACTGTTGACAGATGCAGTCCCATAGTAGATGTATGGCCCGGACGGAAGACCCTGGGCACTGAGGCTACCGGTCGAAATTACCCCTGCGACGATGGCCAGCGCAACGACCGCAACCGCCGCGACAAGTTTTCTCATGATGCCAACTTCCATTCTGAATCGAAAAGGCCTCCCTCCCCGAATCGAGGAGGGAGGCCTGCTTGTTCGCA includes:
- the hrcA gene encoding heat-inducible transcription repressor HrcA gives rise to the protein MSDYVHDAVPISSESLARNHHLGVSSATVRNEVAALEEQGYISRPHTSAGSVPEDRAYRLYVESFVSHRADRMPSQARETISNRFADVRDDVDRWSNVAATLISQLLGNLGIATFPKTSESRVMHLELVPIQDVLAMLIVVLEQAKLRKHILRFDSPLDRSNLESMSTRLRSHMIGLTHAEIAEQAMSLTTPERLAVDATIDMLQEEDSTGHDDHHVSGLRNLLDQPEFVDYEKVRPIVHGIEDGSLVEAALEEAPMGQVVRVVIGREHEGDVLRPFSVVICRYGVPGRALGTLGLMGPTRMEYDRAISGIQFISTIMDSMAESVYGKGQNA
- the ffh gene encoding signal recognition particle protein, producing the protein MFEALTGKLNDVFGRLGSKGRLTERDIDSALREVRMALLEADVNFRVARQLVSKIKERVSQEDLLTSLTPGQQVVKITNDELTAILTGGNHRLETGSSQPSVILMAGLNGAGKTTLSAKLALHLKQSGQSAVLVAADLRRPAAIDQLETLGRQTDVEVYSERGSSDTIAVAQAGIRRAQEVGATWVIIDTSGRFQVDDELMDELESVHKAIQPTETLLTLDAMTGQEAVDVAEKFHERISLTGLALTKMDGDARGGGALSITTVTGVPIKFMGTGERMDALEQFHPDRLASRILGMGDMLTLIEKAEQGIDEQQALELDRKLRQARFDLNDFLEQLQQLKRMGPLSQVLEMIPGFSSMKGKLPDDQLDSDGLKKVEAIIYSMTPDERRRPDIIGGSRRRRIARGSGTTPRDVNQLLNQFKQMQRMMKQMSTGRGRQDMMRMFGG
- a CDS encoding MBL fold metallo-hydrolase, translated to MEITWLGWSSMRLVSSDVVLLTDPFPDIVVPSEVHIVAVSNGDPQHSAYEAVGGRPNLIDGPGMYEVLGYNISGIGTALSDDEDGRRINTVYVIRSDGVSICYLGSLAVKLGARQLDSLGAVDVLIASVGKQGDVDPTEISRLVNVLGPRIVIPVGEDEAGQGSGEDEEPPLDALLRQMNVERPDPQLRLSVTQNNLPRETRVVLLQLPASRRRR